The following proteins are encoded in a genomic region of Channa argus isolate prfri chromosome 3, Channa argus male v1.0, whole genome shotgun sequence:
- the sh3d19 gene encoding SH3 domain-containing protein 19 isoform X1: MAEARWEEDGERERRDRDRSQTPDHIDRSKTEHLHYSQGPLSSIRAAIKRSRTHSPADHPRDRRRPEITIVSAEPLAINNWFPGTPVVFTPPPLPPSQSGWSADVQAVSHPPPSYDQVIQEKTQEEHLVKPTAAPRRSTCTATSATQTDPVREDPSSTVPQRVAARQPAEKTSAGKKPPKPLRPSLPKLKKQETTFETVASTEVKVGTNTTASTNTEDRSNSKLHVQQPNPADSTCSRSVTVHWDIPARPLSSPSETPPCSPSSELRQRPIPLPRIKSRKQEVKEEVKVQPLVKISENCDAAPCDSQDVHTNEYLKELLEVFSAENECEENCDVTNQSVKVFQAEDVVGEMNINHSQRNIRARIQAFENQASAEQENAAEPAKPDPLPRKPSVKPPVAAKPSVGLKPQFSNSFDNQNAAPTYEPQNPTPGPRPQAPKKPAGMSIKDELEALHSKVAVQNRSSPPVQQTANDLYESYETPPVPPTLPSRPFKEPLKANLNMNNHNSASLFSDNDFMKTFSDHVPVRPQSSVDSNGGTFPRQSITRRPTTIRVPSKSIDSDLFSVPDNFLEDPPPLPVQKPIGSLISSMNQKQSPTPFTAFQDSFQFGPEPSLPPRRASSTKTVPPRPPLTRPGPGRPHPPSLQAAGRSNSTPWDTSPKSLPQKAQRKGPVLPPRPNPGHRLYNKYILELPHGIACFDYNGSNAGELSFQKNEVLLLLEEIDHNTFECQAGETRGRVHKSHMTVITPLESDVFPPQSASPAASGGDGYGQRVQVIHDFIPEGPGELTLRAGDVVTMVEQVDSEWYRGTCRGSTGFFPINYVKALSDSPKTLPKRKPKPPPATTSGPRCVARFDFEGEHSDELSFSEGDVIQLKEYVGDDWARGNLGASTGIFPLNYVEVIEDLPPPTSQQQKQPSRIPLPGMTAPLNAPPAEASQPSEAWVMALYDYAGKSDDDLSFKQGDYIQLIHHLDTDWSYGRLSGREGMFPRSFVESTTAGQQSSNNQQNQPAGGVKARALYNFTSDCDEELSLQVGNIITNVESIDDEWFVGDLRGKRGLVPKNYVQVLG; the protein is encoded by the exons ATGGCCGAAGCCCGATGGGAAGAGGATGGAGAGCGGGAGCGCAGAGATCGGGACAGAAGTCAGACACCAG ATCATATTGATAGAAGCAAGActgaacatttacattacag TCAAGGACCTCTGTCTTCTATACGAGCTGCTATCAAACGAT caagaacaCATTCTCCGGCTGACCATCCTAGAGACAGAAg GCGACCAGAGATCACCATCGTCTCAGCAGAGCCTCTGGCCATTAACAACTGGTTCCCAGGAACCCCTGTGGTtttcactcctcctcctcttcctccttctcagTCAGGCTGGTCTGCAGATGTCCAGGCTGTCTCCCAT CCCCCACCATCCTATGACCAGGTGATCCAAGAGAAGACCCAGGAAGAGCACCTTGTCAAGCCCACTGCAGCCCCCCGCCGGTCCACCTGCACCGCCACAAGTGCCACACAGACTGACCCTGTGAGGGAAGACCCCAGCAGTACTGTTCCACAGCGTGTTGCTGCTCGACAGCCAGCTGAGAAAACATCTGCTG GTAAAAAACCACCAAAACCACTAAGGCCATCGctgccaaaattaaaaaaacaagaaaccaCCTTTGAAACTGTTGCATCCACTGAGGTGAAGGTTGGAACAAATACTACAGCATCCACAAACACTGAGGACCGAAGCAACTCTAAGCTACATGTACAACAACCCAATCCAGCTGATTCCACCTGCAGCAGATCTGTTACTGTACACTGGGACATTCCTGCAAGACCCCTCTCTAGCCCCAGTGAAACTCCCCCCTGTTCTCCAAGCTCTGAACTCAGACAACGCCCCATTCCACTTCCTCGGATAAAATCTCGGAAGCAGGAGGTTAAAGAGGAGGTCAAAGTTCAGCCTTTGGTCAAGATCAGTGAAAACTGTGACGCTGCTCCGTGTGATTCACAGGACGTTCACACAAATGAGTATTTGAAGGAGCTGTTGGAGGTCTTCAGTGCAGAAAACGAGTGTGAGGAGAACTGTGACGTCACTAACCAATCAGTCAAGGTGTTTCAAGCAGAGGATGTTGTTGGAGAAATGAACATCAACCACAGTCAGCGTAACATCAGGGCCAGGATCCAGGCCTTTGAGAACCAGGCGAGCGCCGAGCAAGAGAATGCAGCTGAACCAGCCAAACCAGATCCGCTACCCAGGAAGCCGTCAGTCAAACCTCCAGTTGCGGCTAAACCCTCTGTAGGTCTTAAACCTCAATTTAGCAACAGTTTTGATAATCAAAATGCAGCACCCACCTATGAACCCCAAAACCCTACACCAGGCCCCAGGCCTCAGGCCCCTAAGAAACCTGCAGGGATGTCGATAAAAGACGAGCTAGAGGCTTTACACAGCAAGGTGGCCGTGCAAAACAGATCATCTCCTCCTGTGCAGCAAACAGCCAACGACCTCTACGAATCCTATGAAACTCCACCAGTCCCTCCTACACTTCCATCGAGGCCTTTTAAGGAACCTCTGAAAGCCAACTTGAACATGAACAACCACAACTCAGCCTCCTTGTTCAGTGACAATGACTTTATGAAAACTTTCTCAG ATCACGTCCCTGTCAGGCCCCAAAGCAGTGTGGACAGCAACGGGGGAACTTTCCCCAGACAAAGTATAACAAGGAGACCAACCACCATCAGGGTCCCCAGCAAATCTATTGATTCTG ATCTCTTCTCAGTCCCAGATAATTTCTTGGAGGATCCTCCACCCCTTCCTGTTCAGAAGCCTATCGGCTCCTTAATCAGCTCCATGAACCAAAAACAGAGCCCAACGCCTTTCACTGCCTTCCAG GACTCTTTCCAATTTGGCCCAGAGCCGTCACTACCACCTCG GAGGGCCAGTTCAACCAAAACCGTACCACCTCGTCCACCTCTAACCAGACCAGGCCCAGGAAGACCTCACCCGCCGAGCCTTCAGGCAGCAGGTCGATCAAATTCAACACCATGGGACACTTCGCCTAAATCCCTGCCCCAGAAGGCCCAGAGGAAAGGACCTGTCTTACCTCCGCGGCCCAACCCAGGCCACCGTCTCTACAACAAATACATT CTTGAACTTCCCCATGGAATTGCCTGCTTTGACTACAATGGGAGTAATGCAGGAGAGCTGTCATTTCAG AAAAACGAAGTACTTCTGCTGCTAGAGGAGATTGACCACAATACATTTGAGTGCCAAGCGGGAGAAACCAGGGGCAGAGTCCATAAGTCTCATATGACGGTCATAACTCCTCTTGAATCAGACGTGTTCCCACCACAG AGTGCCAGTCCAGCTGCTTCTGGTGGAGATGGTTATGGACAAAGGGTGCAGGTCATACATGACTTCATCCCAG AGGGTCCAGGAGAGCTGACTCTGAGAGCAGGAGATGTTGTGACCATGGTGGAGCAGGTGGACAGCGAGTGGTACAGAGGCACTTGCAGAGGATCTACTGGTTTCTTCCCCATCAATTACGTCAAAGCCCTG TCAGATTCACCTAAGACTCTACCGAAAAGGAAACCAAAACCACCACCTGCAACAACCAG TGGTCCGCGGTGTGTGGCCAGGTTCGACTTTGAGGGGGAGCACAGTGATGAGTTGTCGTTCTCCGAGGGGGATGTGATCCAGCTGAAGGAGTACGTGGGAGACGACTGGGCTCGGGGAAATCTTGGTGCCTCAACTGGAATCTTCCCTCTTAACTATGTGGAAGTTATTGAAGATCTGCCTCCACCTACTAgtcagcagcagaagcagccctCTAGAATACCACTGCCTG GCATGACTGCTCCTCTCAATGCACCCCCTGCTGAG GCATCTCAGCCCAGTGAGGCCTGGGTGATGGCTCTGTATGACTATGCTGGGAAATCGGACGACGACCTGTCCTTTAAGCAGGGCGACTATATCCAGCTCATCCATCACCTTGACACTGACTGGAGTTATGGCAGGCTCAGTGGCAGAGAGGGGATGTTCCCCAGGTCTTTTGTTGAGAGTACCACAG CAGGTCAGCAGTCATCTAATAATCAGCAAAATCAACCTGCTGGTGGTGTGAAAGCCAGAGCACTGTACAACTTCACATCGGACTGTGATGAAGAGCTCTCTCTGCAG GTTGGAAACATTATAACCAATGTGGAATCCATTGATGACGAATGGTTCGTGGGTGACCTGAGAGGAAAACGTGGCCTAGTCCCTAAAAACTATGTACAGGTACTGGGATAG
- the sh3d19 gene encoding SH3 domain-containing protein 19 isoform X2, translating to MAEARWEEDGERERRDRDRSQTPDHIDRSKTEHLHYSQGPLSSIRAAIKRSRTHSPADHPRDRRRPEITIVSAEPLAINNWFPGTPVVFTPPPLPPSQSGWSADVQAVSHPPPSYDQVIQEKTQEEHLVKPTAAPRRSTCTATSATQTDPVREDPSSTVPQRVAARQPAEKTSAGKKPPKPLRPSLPKLKKQETTFETVASTEVKVGTNTTASTNTEDRSNSKLHVQQPNPADSTCSRSVTVHWDIPARPLSSPSETPPCSPSSELRQRPIPLPRIKSRKQEVKEEVKVQPLVKISENCDAAPCDSQDVHTNEYLKELLEVFSAENECEENCDVTNQSVKVFQAEDVVGEMNINHSQRNIRARIQAFENQASAEQENAAEPAKPDPLPRKPSVKPPVAAKPSVGLKPQFSNSFDNQNAAPTYEPQNPTPGPRPQAPKKPAGMSIKDELEALHSKVAVQNRSSPPVQQTANDLYESYETPPVPPTLPSRPFKEPLKANLNMNNHNSASLFSDNDFMKTFSDHVPVRPQSSVDSNGGTFPRQSITRRPTTIRVPSKSIDSDLFSVPDNFLEDPPPLPVQKPIGSLISSMNQKQSPTPFTAFQDSFQFGPEPSLPPRRASSTKTVPPRPPLTRPGPGRPHPPSLQAAGRSNSTPWDTSPKSLPQKAQRKGPVLPPRPNPGHRLYNKYILELPHGIACFDYNGSNAGELSFQKNEVLLLLEEIDHNTFECQAGETRGRVHKSHMTVITPLESDVFPPQSASPAASGGDGYGQRVQVIHDFIPEGPGELTLRAGDVVTMVEQVDSEWYRGTCRGSTGFFPINYVKALSDSPKTLPKRKPKPPPATTSGPRCVARFDFEGEHSDELSFSEGDVIQLKEYVGDDWARGNLGASTGIFPLNYVEVIEDLPPPTSQQQKQPSRIPLPGMTAPLNAPPAEASQPSEAWVMALYDYAGKSDDDLSFKQGDYIQLIHHLDTDWSYGRLSGREGMFPRSFVESTTGQQSSNNQQNQPAGGVKARALYNFTSDCDEELSLQVGNIITNVESIDDEWFVGDLRGKRGLVPKNYVQVLG from the exons ATGGCCGAAGCCCGATGGGAAGAGGATGGAGAGCGGGAGCGCAGAGATCGGGACAGAAGTCAGACACCAG ATCATATTGATAGAAGCAAGActgaacatttacattacag TCAAGGACCTCTGTCTTCTATACGAGCTGCTATCAAACGAT caagaacaCATTCTCCGGCTGACCATCCTAGAGACAGAAg GCGACCAGAGATCACCATCGTCTCAGCAGAGCCTCTGGCCATTAACAACTGGTTCCCAGGAACCCCTGTGGTtttcactcctcctcctcttcctccttctcagTCAGGCTGGTCTGCAGATGTCCAGGCTGTCTCCCAT CCCCCACCATCCTATGACCAGGTGATCCAAGAGAAGACCCAGGAAGAGCACCTTGTCAAGCCCACTGCAGCCCCCCGCCGGTCCACCTGCACCGCCACAAGTGCCACACAGACTGACCCTGTGAGGGAAGACCCCAGCAGTACTGTTCCACAGCGTGTTGCTGCTCGACAGCCAGCTGAGAAAACATCTGCTG GTAAAAAACCACCAAAACCACTAAGGCCATCGctgccaaaattaaaaaaacaagaaaccaCCTTTGAAACTGTTGCATCCACTGAGGTGAAGGTTGGAACAAATACTACAGCATCCACAAACACTGAGGACCGAAGCAACTCTAAGCTACATGTACAACAACCCAATCCAGCTGATTCCACCTGCAGCAGATCTGTTACTGTACACTGGGACATTCCTGCAAGACCCCTCTCTAGCCCCAGTGAAACTCCCCCCTGTTCTCCAAGCTCTGAACTCAGACAACGCCCCATTCCACTTCCTCGGATAAAATCTCGGAAGCAGGAGGTTAAAGAGGAGGTCAAAGTTCAGCCTTTGGTCAAGATCAGTGAAAACTGTGACGCTGCTCCGTGTGATTCACAGGACGTTCACACAAATGAGTATTTGAAGGAGCTGTTGGAGGTCTTCAGTGCAGAAAACGAGTGTGAGGAGAACTGTGACGTCACTAACCAATCAGTCAAGGTGTTTCAAGCAGAGGATGTTGTTGGAGAAATGAACATCAACCACAGTCAGCGTAACATCAGGGCCAGGATCCAGGCCTTTGAGAACCAGGCGAGCGCCGAGCAAGAGAATGCAGCTGAACCAGCCAAACCAGATCCGCTACCCAGGAAGCCGTCAGTCAAACCTCCAGTTGCGGCTAAACCCTCTGTAGGTCTTAAACCTCAATTTAGCAACAGTTTTGATAATCAAAATGCAGCACCCACCTATGAACCCCAAAACCCTACACCAGGCCCCAGGCCTCAGGCCCCTAAGAAACCTGCAGGGATGTCGATAAAAGACGAGCTAGAGGCTTTACACAGCAAGGTGGCCGTGCAAAACAGATCATCTCCTCCTGTGCAGCAAACAGCCAACGACCTCTACGAATCCTATGAAACTCCACCAGTCCCTCCTACACTTCCATCGAGGCCTTTTAAGGAACCTCTGAAAGCCAACTTGAACATGAACAACCACAACTCAGCCTCCTTGTTCAGTGACAATGACTTTATGAAAACTTTCTCAG ATCACGTCCCTGTCAGGCCCCAAAGCAGTGTGGACAGCAACGGGGGAACTTTCCCCAGACAAAGTATAACAAGGAGACCAACCACCATCAGGGTCCCCAGCAAATCTATTGATTCTG ATCTCTTCTCAGTCCCAGATAATTTCTTGGAGGATCCTCCACCCCTTCCTGTTCAGAAGCCTATCGGCTCCTTAATCAGCTCCATGAACCAAAAACAGAGCCCAACGCCTTTCACTGCCTTCCAG GACTCTTTCCAATTTGGCCCAGAGCCGTCACTACCACCTCG GAGGGCCAGTTCAACCAAAACCGTACCACCTCGTCCACCTCTAACCAGACCAGGCCCAGGAAGACCTCACCCGCCGAGCCTTCAGGCAGCAGGTCGATCAAATTCAACACCATGGGACACTTCGCCTAAATCCCTGCCCCAGAAGGCCCAGAGGAAAGGACCTGTCTTACCTCCGCGGCCCAACCCAGGCCACCGTCTCTACAACAAATACATT CTTGAACTTCCCCATGGAATTGCCTGCTTTGACTACAATGGGAGTAATGCAGGAGAGCTGTCATTTCAG AAAAACGAAGTACTTCTGCTGCTAGAGGAGATTGACCACAATACATTTGAGTGCCAAGCGGGAGAAACCAGGGGCAGAGTCCATAAGTCTCATATGACGGTCATAACTCCTCTTGAATCAGACGTGTTCCCACCACAG AGTGCCAGTCCAGCTGCTTCTGGTGGAGATGGTTATGGACAAAGGGTGCAGGTCATACATGACTTCATCCCAG AGGGTCCAGGAGAGCTGACTCTGAGAGCAGGAGATGTTGTGACCATGGTGGAGCAGGTGGACAGCGAGTGGTACAGAGGCACTTGCAGAGGATCTACTGGTTTCTTCCCCATCAATTACGTCAAAGCCCTG TCAGATTCACCTAAGACTCTACCGAAAAGGAAACCAAAACCACCACCTGCAACAACCAG TGGTCCGCGGTGTGTGGCCAGGTTCGACTTTGAGGGGGAGCACAGTGATGAGTTGTCGTTCTCCGAGGGGGATGTGATCCAGCTGAAGGAGTACGTGGGAGACGACTGGGCTCGGGGAAATCTTGGTGCCTCAACTGGAATCTTCCCTCTTAACTATGTGGAAGTTATTGAAGATCTGCCTCCACCTACTAgtcagcagcagaagcagccctCTAGAATACCACTGCCTG GCATGACTGCTCCTCTCAATGCACCCCCTGCTGAG GCATCTCAGCCCAGTGAGGCCTGGGTGATGGCTCTGTATGACTATGCTGGGAAATCGGACGACGACCTGTCCTTTAAGCAGGGCGACTATATCCAGCTCATCCATCACCTTGACACTGACTGGAGTTATGGCAGGCTCAGTGGCAGAGAGGGGATGTTCCCCAGGTCTTTTGTTGAGAGTACCACAG GTCAGCAGTCATCTAATAATCAGCAAAATCAACCTGCTGGTGGTGTGAAAGCCAGAGCACTGTACAACTTCACATCGGACTGTGATGAAGAGCTCTCTCTGCAG GTTGGAAACATTATAACCAATGTGGAATCCATTGATGACGAATGGTTCGTGGGTGACCTGAGAGGAAAACGTGGCCTAGTCCCTAAAAACTATGTACAGGTACTGGGATAG